The proteins below are encoded in one region of Phaseolus vulgaris cultivar G19833 chromosome 1, P. vulgaris v2.0, whole genome shotgun sequence:
- the LOC137815437 gene encoding E3 ubiquitin ligase BIG BROTHER-related-like — MDQREEGKQPSQKAPSHNPVDSSDNIALENGLQEQSGTFTTFASLESGSESESSYNDHDEDSDFFLSQEFESELQFLESEGSNEDDDDDDDDEEEEMEDEIDVDELTYEELIELGDFIGQEKRGLSANEICSCLHSHTYHSAESKSGINLCVICQVEYEEGEALVSLQCEHPYHTDCISKWLQMKKVCPICNTEISAPKMVS; from the coding sequence atgGATCAACGTGAAGAAGGCAAACAACCATCCCAGAAAGCACCATCACACAACCCAGTTGATAGTTCTGACAATATTGCTCTAGAAAATGGTTTGCAGGAGCAAAGTGGCACATTCACAACGTTTGCATCGTTAGAAAGTGGAAGTGAGAGTGAGTCCTCTTATAATGACCATGATGAGGATTCTGACTTTTTCCTGAGTCAAGAGTTTGAATCTGAACTTCAGTTTCTTGAGAGTGAAGGAAGCAATGAGgacgatgatgatgatgatgatgatgaggagGAGGAAATGGAAGATGAGATCGATGTGGATGAGTTGACCTATGAGGAGTTGATTGAGTTGGGAGACTTTATAGGGCAAGAGAAGAGAGGGTTATCAGCAAATGAAATTTGTTCATGTCTGCATTCTCACACTTACCATTCTGCTGAGAGCAAAAGTGGAATAAATCTTTGTGTGATTTGCCAGGTTGAATATGAAGAAGGTGAAGCATTGGTATCACTTCAGTGTGAGCACCCTTATCATACAGATTGCATAAGCAAGTGGCTTCAAATGAAGAAGGTTTGCCCTATATGTAACACTGAAATTTCTGCTCCCAAGATGGTTAGTTAA